From the Dama dama isolate Ldn47 chromosome 30, ASM3311817v1, whole genome shotgun sequence genome, the window TTAGATAGAAGTGCCAgacttccatagtggctgtaccatttttcacTTACACCAGCAAAgtatatgagagttccagtttccATCTTCTCTAACATTTGCCAGTATTcaattttagccacctgataagTATATATAATTGACCTTGAACAATGGGATTAGAGGTGCCAGTCACCACATAGTTAAAAATCTCTGTATTACTGTCTCTGCCTCAGACATAAAGGAATTGATAAATAACAAGGGCAGAAAACTGAAACACTTTGGATTGAATCAGGACACAGACCCTCTTTCTtttgattccacatgctgtgatcTCTAATCAAACACAAACTTTTCCCCACACTTAATTAAAGagccataaaatgaaaacagtactgtgtttattgaaaaaataatccATGTCTAGGTGGACCCAtactgttcaagggtcagctgtagtCCATATTTTGGGTTTTAGTTTCATTTCCATGAAGGAGTCATGTGTTGAATGCCTTTTCACATGACCATTTGTGAAGTATCTGTTCATGCCTCTTTCTCATTGAAAGAAATGGTTGtgccttttaaataattttgtgagTCATTTTaatggagagggaagggggataACTGCATGTGAGAAACCTGCCACCTTTAAATAAAAGTAAGGTAACTTTAAAGCTTCATTCAGATACATTTTTTCCTCCTCATTTCTGTCCTCTCCAATATGCGATTCAACTTCATTTTTAATTAGCTACTGTAATCCAGAAGTATAATGAATTTTAGAATGAGATTCTTTTGTTCCAACCTAAAAGATATAGgaaacttttctttcttaaagaaactGGAACAAGAAAATTATTCAGTATCTATATTCTGGCTTATTCtcttatgtttttaattaaaaagatactTAGGAGCAAGAGCAATATTTATCCATTTAACAAATACATACTGAGTATTTCCTGTATGTCATATCTAAATAGGCTTGGGAAatacatcagtgaacaaagaCAAGCAAGGCTCCAGTCCTCTGAAGTATATTCAGGTGGGAGGAattgataataaataaataaacaaatatctaaattaaaatattttaaaatatttaatttaattaaatttatttattatttaaattaatttaataatttaattttaaattaaattaaaatatctaattaaaaatatatttcctgcTTTGCAGAAATGGAACAAGAACCCCAAGATGGAGAACCTATTGAAATTAAGATCATCAAGGAAGCATACAAGAAAGCCTTTGTATTTGTTAATAAAGGACTGAATACAGATGAATTAGGTcaaaaggaagaagcaaagaacTACTATAAGCAAGGAATAGGACACCTGCTTAGAGGAATCAGCATTTCATCAACGGATCCTGAATACACAGGTCCTGAGTGGGAATCTGCTAGGCAGATGcaacagaaaatgaaagaaacactACAGAATGTACGTACCAGGTTGGAAATTCTGGAGAAGGGTCTTGCCACTTCTCTACGGAATGATCTTCAGGAGGTGCCCAAGTTGTATCCAGAATTTCCACCTAAAGACATGTCTGAAAAGTCACCAGAGCCTCAGTGCTTTAGTTCACTTCCTCAACACAGTGAAGTAAATGAAAGCACTTCAACTGCAAGTGCGGAGTCAAGTAGTACACCTGCTACTTTGTCCTTGCCGTGTCAGAGTCGTCCGTCCGAAGCACCTCCTGCTTACACTCCTCAGGCTGCTGAGGGTCACTACACTGTATCCTATGGAACAGAATCTGGGGAGTTCTCGTCAGTTGGGGAGAACTTCTATAGGAATCACTCTCAGCCACCACCTCTTGAGACCTTAGGGCTGGATGCAGATGAGTTGATTTTGATACCAAACGGAGTACAGATTTTCTTTGTAAATCCTGCAGGGGAGGTTAGTGCACCTTCATATCCTGGGTACCTTCGAATCGTGAGGTTCTTGGATAATTCTCTTGATACCTTTCTAAATCGTCCTCCTGGATTTCTCCAGGTAAGCCAAAGAAAGAGGTAAACAAATTTGAAATGTGTGTAGAATATACTACTTTTATTTGATAATATTTATGATGTGTCCAAGACAGTGAATGCAAAAAGGTTACTATAATTTCTAGTTCCTTTTTAAATTCATGAAATTTATGCGCCTTCAGCATCCATGTTTGCATTtgacaacatttatttttctttagataTAAAGTCTTGTTTTAGTATTAAATTTGTGATGACAGGACCTGAAGGAGATTGAAATAttcattcttttagttttttatcTGAAGAAGAAACCTAATAACTTTAATTTCAAAAGGGATTTGTGTAATTCATATGTGAATGTGTAACCGTAAATTTCCACAGATGTTGTCAAGCCCTCACTGAGGGGCTAAACTGGGCTTGATGCACCCTGGTGTCTGGAATAGTCGTTCTCAACTAGTAGGAACCACCCCTGCAGTCTCCACACACCCTGGGATATTTAGACAGTAGTGGGGACgtttttggttgtcacagctgGGACTGGGGTGTGTGCTGTTGGTACTGGTATAtatagtgggtagaggccaggcaTACTGCTAAACATTAAACAGGATGGCTcttatcagttaaaaaaataactgaaaatgtcAGTCATGCCAAGATTAAGAAACCATGGTCTGCAAGTAGAGACTGTGATGATAATCATCTGAGAAGCAATTCTAACTTTCCAAACATATACATTTACCAGGATACACTTGGTCCAAGAGCATAGACTGTTGCTAAATAAAGGTTGAGGTTAGGACACTGTTATGGAATTCCCGAGGTATTCTGAAGATGATGGTCCAGTATCAATCTGTTTTACTTTGGAGAGATGGGGAGATGGGTTTCTGGAAGTATAGattcatatttattgaatataacAAAAGGATCTGCATGGTAGGGAGATGACTATTTGAGCGAGGCACGTGCTTTTAAAAGTCCAGGTGATGTGGTTTAGCTACAGTACTAGTTAtctacatttgttttcttttttggtatatTATATTTTCAATTCTTATGCAGCCTTTACTTTGTGAAGTCCACTTGAAGGTTGTTTACAGATAGTTGGAGATTTACTAGGAGTGTATGAAGGAGATATCTGGGAGCATTGTTGGAAGAAAGACTTCATTAATGGACAGGAAGAATAGTGTGAAtcataagttattttttaaaaagaagccttAGTTAAGGTTGAAAAGAGTAGGCTTACTGATTCTGAGGGGTCTgataaaagataaaacattttctGCTGACCTGGTAATAAAGTGGCATTGTAAGAGTGGAATTTAAAAAACCTTTGGGTCCTGGTCTATTGGAGGCGCAGGGAGTGAAAACTTGAAACAGTCTATTGATTACATGAGCTCAACCATTAAAATGACTTATCCTTTAGTAAAAATTTGTTCTGtgcttttaattctgtttttctaGTCTCTCCTATTTTGAGTCCTAAATAAAAAAGTAAGATTGTACCCAAAATTTAAGTCTTTTTAATGGACTCTTGTTTACATGTATTCAGGTATTTATAACAGTGTCCTAAAAAAGAATTGCCCTGTGTTTACTTAATTTTTTGTTCTTAGCAATCACTATTGCTTTATTTaggaaattagaaattaatttaaagttGGCAGATTAGAATTCTGTGGCTTCTAAAAACTATTTTTCTCTTGAATTTagttttaatatactttttaaacCTGTCAGATTTGTAGTCAGTTCATATGGAACTTGGATATGAAGCTGctctgtgaaagtgaaactggGAAGTCAGCCTGTGGTGGGTGAGCTCACCAATTTATAATACTCTGTCCTAAGAAAGGTCTGTAAATTTTATTTGAGATTTGAGGATACTCCATTTCAATCAAGGTGACCAGAATGTAGTTTATCTTAGAGAATCATGACACAGTAAAAGAAACCTTTCCCTAACTTGTGTCGTGTAAGTGTAACCATTACGACTTTTTTGGTTAAATCCACCACCTGTTgttcgtattttttaaaatgtctcatttttttaaactttaagcaATAACAGCTGTGAAATTGAGGGAAAGATGTTATATTTTTCCCTAATACATATTGAAATATGTAGCTACTCAAATTTAAATAGTTTGTATATTACTTGAAGTCATTTCACATACTACAGATGGTTGTATATCATACTTTGGAAAACACAGCCATCAATTTTATTGTAACTTGTCTGAAGTTTGATTTTTATTAAAGCTGGAGACTGGCTTTTGAAATGACTAAAACAAAGATAATCCACTAAAAtaagaatttgaaaatgtttgTTAACCACTTTTCTAGGAAAGAGTCAGCCTTGCGTGCCTGATCTCTATGTATTTGTATTCTGTTGGTCAGAGATATGATAGTACACCAGaattttccattgtttatatgaaaTCTTTCATCTCTTTGACTCATATACATCACACAATATTTGATAATAATCAATTGTTCTTCCAAGTTTCTTAATATTAGAGAATGTCTTGGTGAGGGACAAAATTTTATTCTGGTCACTCCaagaataatgaaaattaatACATTAGGATATTCTGATTTAAACTTAATTTCTTCTGAATTTAGATCTTCAGGAGGTGAGTTTAAGTCTTAATGTGATAATCTGACCTCCCCATATGATGTTGCTGGGCTACTTTTGGTTTAACTTGACAATAGATAGTGAATCCATAAATGTAACTTAATGTTCTTGCTCTATCAGATCAGGTTGGACTtagtaaaaaaacaacaacaacaacaaaaaaccgtgtttctaattaaaataattgtttagCTTCTCCGGTGGCAGATAGCATGTGTTTAAATCCTAGCTTcacttttttttggttgttggctCTGAGCAGCTTAATTAACCTCTcattgcctcagttttcttgtggTTAAAGTGACACTAACCAATTTCATAGtattattttgaggattaaatcagTAAATACATGTGGAGTACTTGGAAacagtttgattttattttatttccacaaagagatgtttaataataaagaaaagcttAAATTGCTTTgaccattatttatttaaagctAGACTCATTATCGGTTAACAGTGGGCTATTTCAGGACACTGGTTTTAAGACTTTTAATTAGAGGAGCAGTAAGATTTTTAGTACAGTTGCTGTGTTGTGCAGGGGGATCAGACTAGCAAATGACTGATTTTTATTGGGGGTTTGTTGATGCTGATGGTTCTACAGAGTCTTGTAAATGCATTTCAAACCTTAAAGTGTGTATTTGCTAGTAAAACAATATCTAAAATCTCAGTGAAAACCTTGTTTTGTTAATTGATTTGTTTTCAATTAATCCTTTCAGGTTTGTGACTGGTTGTATCCTCTAGTTCCTGATAGGTCTCCAGTTCTTAAATGTACTGTAGGTGCCTACATGTTCCCTGATACGATGTTACAAGCATCAGGATGCTTTGTTGGGGTCGTTTTGTCATCTGAATTACCAGAAGATGACAGAGAACTCTTTGAGGATCTGTTAAGACAAATGTCTGACCTTCGGCTCCAGGTAACTTGTGTGATCACCTTCAGGATGAAAACCTACTTTAACATAATCACTCCTGCTTTCAAAGAAATTGTAATAAGCTCCAGTTTGATCAGTAGGAAATAGTATATAATTTGCTTGTGTGTTCACAAATATTTAATACACGTTGGGAATTGGCTATAAATAGTGATTATTGTGGTCTCTGAAATCAAATTGTCTCGGTTTGAATTTGAACTCTTGCACTTAATAGCTGTCTAATTCAAGTTGTTGATCTTCCCTATACTTTAGTTTCTTTatcataaaatgaagataataacatCTACTTTATTGGGCTATGATGAAGATTTAAAGTTAATGCCTTAAGGCACTTACATCAGTGCTAGCAAGTAGTGTGGGTATTAGCTCTTGTTATGGCCACTGTCTTACTTCTCAGTTGGAAAAGTGGACTAatgggactcagtggtaaagtgaAGGTAATTTCggcattgaaagtgaagtcgctcagtcttgtccccactctgtgacgccatggactgtagcctaccaggcttctcggtccatgggattttccaggcaagagtactagagtgggttactatttccttttccaggggatcttcctgacccagggatcgaaccagggtctcccgtgTTGCCCGCGGAcagtttactgtctgagccaccagggaaattaatTTCAGCATTAGCAGATGGATAGTGTTAGACGTTTTAGCGGTATGTCTTGAGGAATAGGTTTTGTCTGAGGAAATTGTCTTTGTTCTTATGATTAACAAAGGCAAAATGTGATTTAGAAAGTGGTTGGTCATCCTGTGAACTTGCCTCATTTAACCCATTTTCTCTGCCCAATACTGATCTGTTTTAGGAAGTTGAAATAGAGTATAATGGAGATATTTTCTTTAGGTGTTCTTGCCCATCTTAATGTAGGACAAGGGAGGAAACCAGTTTTGATTGTGCCTATTGACAGTTATTAGAGGTTGAAGAAGATTGACAGCCtggtaacatatatatatatatagtatatatagaaaactttttattttctccttcaatCAACAGATATTTAGAATTCATTATTTAACCTGGTTCTGTGTTAAATGATGGAATGGTAAGAAAGAACAGAGAGGgctataaaaaatacatatataacagCTCCTATTCTTGAGCATGTTAACAGTCTGTTAAATAACAGTATAGTGTAATCGAtgatggaaaaaagtgaaaggaggTCAGGGAGGATTTCACAAAATAGTTTTGAGTTCAGTTATGAAAGATTTGTTCCTTTTATCTCAGAAAGTAGAATACACCTTCAGTCCATACCTATATTAAACATTTAAGGGCAAAGGTGATGGGAGCAGATCACCAGGTAAGAGATAGGCCAGAGAGTCATCTCAGTGTTAGACTGTAAGAACTGTATATGAGAATGACCTGATGATCAGTATGAACTAAAATGCCAGTTATTTAAGCTATGCCAGCAAAACCTATGACCCCCATATGGAAGTGTGTGTAGCCTCAATATGCTCAGGAGAGTTTACAAAGACAGCAATGTGGTCAAATGGGTATGGGTTCAAATCTAAGCTTTGCTGTTTACTAGCTGAAGAGAGTGCCGTTCTTAAGTAATCCAGACTTTTTATGGAGCTGTTACTCTCTTCACCCCTACATTCATTTGACCTGTATTACCAAGCTCTAGGCAAGAAATTAAACTGACCTTTAGTTGTTTATTTCCTCTGTTCGGTTTTATTTTTCGGTTGcatgttatttttagttttctgtattATCCTAGAACTCCAACAGTAAAAAAAAGCTTAGCTACTCACTGTGCTTTTGACTTGTCTTTACTCTTAAGCATTCATTCAGCAAAGTGTATGTAAGCAGATTACTTTCAGTGTTGAGAGcagaagtgaaaaaaacaaaagcagcctTCCAACAATGCAGAGTAATTAAACTGGATATGAGGTTTGTTAACTTCCTTTAAACTCATTTAGTCCTGTATGTGTTTCCTAAAACTTACTTATTATTTAACTAAATTCAAATGTATCTGCATCTGATTTTATGATCACTTATACCAGCAACTGCTATAAGTTTATCTCGCATACCTTTTTGTCTTTTGAAATTTACTTTAGGCCCTATCATATGAACCAGAGAACTCAAAAAGGCTTGAGATTTGGTGATGCGATAAAAATAGAAAGACTAGCAAAAGTAGTTGTAAAACACTGTCATTTGAATAAGTATATTACTGCAGCATGATGTACCATAGCTTAGAAGAAATGCGAATTTGAACTAAACTGAGTACTTTATCCCTAGACCAACTGGGACcgggcagaaggagaaaatgaattCCAGATCCCTGGGAGATCAGGATCTGCCTCTGACCAGTTGAAGGAAGCCAGTGGCACTGATGTGAGACAGCTGGACCCAGGCAGTAAGGATGTGCGTCATAAGGGAAAACGGGGGAAAAAGGTAAGTAAAGTGAATGAAAAATCAACAAGGTATGAGGGTGTGTTCTAGCCTAAAGGTACCTTTCACcagtttaaattatttataagATCCCCATTTACTAAAGCAGAGCAACTTGCAGCTTCACGGAGTGATCACTGGTAGGGTAATTAGAATCAGTGTTAATGTTTCCCTTTCCAAGTATTTATTTAAACTGTCTTAAACAATAGCCTGTGTTTGGAGGATACATCTTTTTCAACTATTGGaaagatttttatatttacattaatGATGaatatgcttttttgttttgtattatctTCTACCTTCCTATATACAGCGAGATCTTGGGTCTAGGTATACTTTTCCTTATACTGCCATTTTTATTAGGTTCCTTATGTCTTCATGTAGTCAGAAGAACAGAAAatgggcttttaaaaatatttatttagcaattttttctttcatttcttagaTTCTGTGTTAATGTACCAAATGGTGAATTTGGATTAGAGgtcagtaagtatttattgagtgctagaAAGCTGATCATAATAGAAAAAAGTTGAAATTCCCCATCTCAAATATTTACCATCTAGTGGGGAGGATGGATTAGCAAAGAGAGAATTTCTACCCAACGTGATGGTTAGATGAAAGTACACAGGTTGTATAGAAGGCTCGGTTGTACCTTCCAAGAAGATGTGTGGTGTGGGAAGCAATTGAGGAGGCTCCTCCTAGAGGGCATTATGGCTGAGATGAGTCCTGAAGTGAAGTAATCAAACCTATGAAGAAGGAAAGTACCGTTGTGTAGTATTGAATTATAAACAATTTGGCACTGTTCATTGTTGTAACTCATAAGTGCTTGGTAATTGTCTTTGAAGTTAATGAATGTCACATGAATATTGTACTTTTATACACCAGCTGTCACTGTgggttatgttgagcatcttgaaCCAGCTTTATGAGAACATGGGCATTCAAAATGGAAGTtagaagttcatttttaaaaatttaattcattgattaaaaaaatcaaattacatGAGATGGTAGATACCTTCAAAAAGCTTTACTTCCTCCTCATCCCAATCTACACCTTTTCTTTTGCCACTCTAGGTAATTTTATTagtgtcttctgtttcttttctgggtTTTTTGAGGTAGATGAAAGCAAACAAAATCTGttattatttctctctctttcttataCAAAAGGTGGCATCATATAGAGTGTCCTAGAATttcctcagtcttttttatgtTGTATTTCATCGTATGAATAGAAAACAGTTTATTTAATCAGCCTCTTATTGAGGGGTATTTGGTGTGGTTGTTTGCTATTACAAACAGTACATCAGTGAATAACTTTGTAGAGCTATTGATTCATACATCTGTAGGTAATTCATCACATTCTTAGAGGTGGGGTTACTGTATCACCAGATCAGTGCATTTGTGATTTTGATAGATCTTGCTGCATTACCCTTCCTAAGGATTACACAGTTCAGACAGTACCAGGGGTACGTGAACACCTGTTTCCCCATAGCCTGCTCAGCAGAGTGGATGGTTGCTCTTTCTGTATTTTGGCAGTGTGATGATGAGAGAAATATACTGGAATATATTAGTTTGCATTGATCTTTTTGTGAGTAAAGTTGAGCAGATGTGTAAGGGTAACTCGAATTTTGCTTTCTGCATGGTGTCTAGTCATATCCTTTCTCTGTGATGTCTGGTCATGTCCATTTTTATTACTGGGTTGCCAGTCCTTCTTGATTTCTAAGAATTCTTAATATATTAGGGACATTAGCCCATTGTCAAAGATATGTAACTTGCaagtattttgttcattttgtctttaggttttgtttgtgaGTGGCTTTTCCCCATGTgtagaaatttttgtttttaatgttttatgttttaaatcagGTTGTATTTCTGTTGGGTTAAATTTGAGTTTCAAGTTGTTTTATAATATTATGAGGTCTGAATTAGCCTACTGCTAAGTatttagaatgaaaaaataaatttagctttGAAATTTTGAGTGTTGGCCCTAGCCATTGGATTAGCAggtatttctgtgtttcctgtttccATTAAAATGGAATGGCAGATtctgtatttatgtatttttatttgcttttacttGATGTCTGTCAAAACCAGTTCATTTGGATGCATTCTTCATTACTGATTGAGTCATTTAACACATCTTTTAACCTTACCGAGGACTGTATGCGTATGGGTATTTAGCCCTCTGAAGGAGCTCAGTCtagtcaaggaaagaaaaaagtcaatttACATATAATCTGATAAATGCTGTATTGGAGGTATGTTGGTATTTAAATCTTACTTACCAGTGGGACCTAACATAAGACCAGAACAATTTTTAGCTTCATGGTGGTTATGGGTATTGTGTTTTATGTACTAAAATGTACTAATAATTAGGTTGGCTGGAAATACTTTCATTCATTAGTATTTATTGGATTAGTATTTTATTACAAAACGCTTATGGTTTTCTCTCATCttagtttttattgttttcactTCTTGAAATCTTTTTACCTAACATTTAGACCAAAGGTACTTCAAGTGAAGAAGTTAATCTGAGTCACATTGTGCCCTGTGAGCCAGTTTCAGAAGAGAGAGCAAAGGAGTTACCTGAGTGGAGTGAGAAGGTGGCTCACAACATTTTGTCAGGTATGGAGTAGTGGTAACTTTTTTCACTTAGGATGTGAAGCTTTTGGGTGGGTCCCATTAGAGAATACTTGGAAAGATACtattttatgttctggttttaaATGATCAGtttataaatacttaaaaatagaactgatCTCTTCGAATGTTACATATTGTCATATTGTTGTAAGTTCttcttggtttatttttctctttttttactcTTGGGAGAATTGGTAGTGAAAAGCTTCAAGAAACCCCAAGCTTTCAGAATAACTCTGAACGTAAAATCAGTTATTTTCCTTTCCCCTTGGAAATCCCCCCTTAATCTTGGTATAGGTATTAAATGTATAGtatgaaagtgcaagtcactcagttgtgtccaactctttgcgaccccatggactgtatggtccatggaattctccaggccagaatactggagtgggtagcattttccttctccaggtgatcttcccaacccagggatcgaacccagataaTGAGTCCTAATTTTATCCAGTTATTTCTCCCTTTAAAAGGTGCTTCCTGGGTGAGCTGGGGTTTGGTCAAAGGTGCTGAGTTTACTGGCAAAGCCATCCAGAAAGGAGCATCTAAACTCCGAGAACGGATTCAACCAGAAGAAAAGCCTGTGGAAGTTAGTCCAGCTGTGACCAAGGGACTTTATATGGCAAAGCAGGCGACTGGAGGAGCAGCCAAAGTCAGTCAGTTTCTGGGTAAAGTGACTTTAGATTCCTTTACTACTttttacttaaattaaaaatcttCTTTTAGTCCAGATTAACCTAATCTCACTTAGATGGTTTCACTTTGAGGGTAAAGAATTCAGACAAAGCAGTTCTGCGTTGCTCCTTGTGGTAGGATCTGTAGACCAGCAGCACTGACCTGAAAGCCTTAGAAGTGTGTCGGGCACTGACACACCTGCTGATTGGGTGTTTCCAGTTCACAAAGTGTCTCAGTGAGTCACTTACCAAAGTGTGAGAAGCGCTGGTTAAAGGTTCTTTTGATGGGTTGGAGAGGGGAGCATCTGTGCCTTTGAAAGGGAATGTATTTGCCAAGTGTATTTACCATCCTGGAGTATGACATGCTTTCAAGGACAAGTCATTGCATTTGAATCAGGTTTTTGGTGTGTTTACTTTTATATACACTTAAATACTTTATTACTATTTCAGTTGAGTATTTGCTGATAGGGAGAAAAAGTACAAATTTGCTTAGCTGGAAAACATGATAGTTGGATCTACCAATCTTACATTGCAAATAGAAAAGGTGAATGATTCTCTTACTAAGCAAAGTGATAAAACATTATATTT encodes:
- the SPART gene encoding spartin isoform X2 yields the protein MEQEPQDGEPIEIKIIKEAYKKAFVFVNKGLNTDELGQKEEAKNYYKQGIGHLLRGISISSTDPEYTGPEWESARQMQQKMKETLQNVRTRLEILEKGLATSLRNDLQEVPKLYPEFPPKDMSEKSPEPQCFSSLPQHSEVNESTSTASAESSSTPATLSLPCQSRPSEAPPAYTPQAAEGHYTVSYGTESGEFSSVGENFYRNHSQPPPLETLGLDADELILIPNGVQIFFVNPAGEVSAPSYPGYLRIVRFLDNSLDTFLNRPPGFLQVCDWLYPLVPDRSPVLKCTVGAYMFPDTMLQASGCFVGVVLSSELPEDDRELFEDLLRQMSDLRLQTNWDRAEGENEFQIPGRSGSASDQLKEASGTDVRQLDPGSKDVRHKGKRGKKTKGTSSEEVNLSHIVPCEPVSEERAKELPEWSEKVAHNILSGASWVSWGLVKGAEFTGKAIQKGASKLRERIQPEEKPVEVSPAVTKGLYMAKQATGGAAKVSQFLVDGVCTVANCVGKELAPHVKKHGSKLVPESLKKDRDGKSTLDGAMVVAASSVQGFSTVWQGLECAAKCIVNNVSAETVQTVRYKYGHTAGEATHNAVDSAINVGVTAYNIDNIGIKAMVKKTAKQTGHTLLEDYKIIDNSKGENQGGGASANIKGEKDEQKGGPEKNGAKKKDK
- the SPART gene encoding spartin isoform X3 encodes the protein MEQEPQDGEPIEIKIIKEAYKKAFVFVNKGLNTDELGQKEEAKNYYKQGIGHLLRGISISSTDPEYTGPEWESARQMQQKMKETLQNVRTRLEILEKGLATSLRNDLQEVPKLYPEFPPKDMSEKSPEPQCFSSLPQHSEVNESTSTASAESSSTPATLSLPCQSRPSEAPPAYTPQAAEGHYTVSYGTESGEFSSVGENFYRNHSQPPPLETLGLDADELILIPNGVQIFFVNPAGEVSAPSYPGYLRIVRFLDNSLDTFLNRPPGFLQVCDWLYPLVPDRSPVLKCTVGAYMFPDTMLQASGCFVGVVLSSELPEDDRELFEDLLRQMSDLRLQTNWDRAEGENEFQIPGRSGSASDQLKEASGTDVRQLDPGSKDVRHKGKRGKKTKGTSSEEVNLSHIVPCEPVSEERAKELPEWSEKVAHNILSVDGVCTVANCVGKELAPHVKKHGSKLVPESLKKDRDGKSTLDGAMVVAASSVQGFSTVWQGLECAAKCIVNNVSAETVQTVRYKYGHTAGEATHNAVDSAINVGVTAYNIDNIGIKAMVKKTAKQTGHTLLEDYKIIDNSKGENQGGGASANIKGEKDEQKGGPEKNGAKKKDK
- the SPART gene encoding spartin isoform X1 → MSYRVCRPFEKREMEQEPQDGEPIEIKIIKEAYKKAFVFVNKGLNTDELGQKEEAKNYYKQGIGHLLRGISISSTDPEYTGPEWESARQMQQKMKETLQNVRTRLEILEKGLATSLRNDLQEVPKLYPEFPPKDMSEKSPEPQCFSSLPQHSEVNESTSTASAESSSTPATLSLPCQSRPSEAPPAYTPQAAEGHYTVSYGTESGEFSSVGENFYRNHSQPPPLETLGLDADELILIPNGVQIFFVNPAGEVSAPSYPGYLRIVRFLDNSLDTFLNRPPGFLQVCDWLYPLVPDRSPVLKCTVGAYMFPDTMLQASGCFVGVVLSSELPEDDRELFEDLLRQMSDLRLQTNWDRAEGENEFQIPGRSGSASDQLKEASGTDVRQLDPGSKDVRHKGKRGKKTKGTSSEEVNLSHIVPCEPVSEERAKELPEWSEKVAHNILSGASWVSWGLVKGAEFTGKAIQKGASKLRERIQPEEKPVEVSPAVTKGLYMAKQATGGAAKVSQFLVDGVCTVANCVGKELAPHVKKHGSKLVPESLKKDRDGKSTLDGAMVVAASSVQGFSTVWQGLECAAKCIVNNVSAETVQTVRYKYGHTAGEATHNAVDSAINVGVTAYNIDNIGIKAMVKKTAKQTGHTLLEDYKIIDNSKGENQGGGASANIKGEKDEQKGGPEKNGAKKKDK